One window of Solwaraspora sp. WMMA2056 genomic DNA carries:
- a CDS encoding ABC transporter substrate-binding protein — protein MRRPLVALTLATALLVAACGSDSSSDEADGTGEVTDVTVGVIPIVDVAPIYLGDEKGFFAKRGINLTMESGQGGAAIVPGVVSEQFQFGFSNVTSLMTAQVSDVPIKVVANGVASTGSADGDFGGVAVKEDSAIQTAADLAGKKVAVNTLKNIGDTSVRESVRKAGGDPENIQFVEMPFPQMPAALENGDVDAAWMVEPSLTVAKDAGARVVAWNFVDTAPELTVAVYFTSTKLAQENPDLVTRFQEAMAESLSYANAHPDEVRDVLRSYTDIDQAILDAMTLPQWPAEINRASIERVAELGLADGVFESEPDLDALLP, from the coding sequence ATGCGACGGCCCCTCGTCGCCCTCACTCTGGCCACCGCACTGCTGGTCGCCGCCTGTGGTTCCGACTCGTCCTCCGACGAGGCCGACGGCACCGGCGAAGTAACCGACGTCACCGTCGGCGTCATCCCGATCGTCGACGTCGCGCCGATCTACCTCGGCGACGAGAAGGGCTTCTTCGCCAAGCGCGGCATCAACCTGACGATGGAGAGCGGCCAGGGCGGCGCCGCCATCGTCCCCGGTGTCGTCAGTGAGCAGTTCCAGTTCGGCTTCAGCAACGTCACCTCGCTGATGACCGCCCAGGTCAGCGACGTACCGATCAAGGTCGTCGCCAACGGGGTGGCCTCGACCGGCAGCGCCGACGGTGACTTCGGCGGCGTCGCGGTCAAGGAGGACAGCGCGATCCAGACGGCGGCCGACCTGGCCGGCAAGAAGGTCGCGGTCAACACCCTCAAGAACATCGGCGACACCAGCGTGCGGGAGTCGGTCCGCAAGGCCGGCGGCGACCCCGAGAACATTCAGTTCGTCGAGATGCCGTTCCCCCAGATGCCCGCGGCGCTCGAAAACGGCGACGTCGACGCGGCCTGGATGGTCGAGCCGTCGCTGACCGTCGCCAAGGACGCCGGTGCCCGGGTCGTCGCGTGGAACTTCGTCGACACCGCCCCCGAGCTGACCGTGGCGGTCTACTTCACCAGCACCAAGCTGGCCCAGGAGAACCCCGACCTGGTCACCCGCTTCCAGGAGGCGATGGCCGAGTCGCTGTCCTACGCCAACGCCCACCCGGACGAGGTGCGTGACGTGCTGCGCAGCTACACCGACATCGACCAGGCCATCCTGGACGCGATGACGCTGCCGCAGTGGCCGGCGGAGATCAACCGTGCGTCGATCGAGCGGGTCGCCGAGCTCGGCCTCGCCGACGGCGTCTTCGAGTCCGAGCCGGATCTGGACGCGCTGCTGCCGTGA